A single genomic interval of Halobacillus halophilus DSM 2266 harbors:
- a CDS encoding RDD family protein, which translates to MGFDLDRAGFGMRLFAGVLDTLVIVIPIGVFVYLYTGTPSLNWTQGVTWNVLYIIYSIILPVIWGGYNAGKRLVNIRINKANGKELNIADMFFREFIGKFLIGYLTVGLSTLVSALMIVIRKDKKAIHDFVAGTFVSNEV; encoded by the coding sequence ATGGGGTTTGATTTAGATAGAGCAGGTTTTGGAATGAGGTTGTTTGCTGGTGTGTTAGATACATTAGTTATTGTTATTCCAATCGGAGTTTTTGTTTATCTTTATACAGGTACACCGTCACTAAATTGGACACAAGGTGTCACTTGGAACGTCTTGTATATCATTTATTCCATCATCCTTCCTGTAATCTGGGGAGGCTACAACGCAGGAAAAAGGTTAGTAAACATAAGGATAAATAAAGCTAATGGTAAGGAATTAAATATAGCGGATATGTTTTTTAGAGAATTCATCGGCAAGTTTCTAATAGGGTATTTAACTGTTGGTTTATCCACGCTGGTGAGTGCGTTAATGATTGTAATTCGCAAAGATAAAAAAGCAATTCACGATTTTGTAGCTGGAACTTTTGTTTCAAATGAAGTATGA
- a CDS encoding class I SAM-dependent methyltransferase yields the protein MQENNIKLVIGAGEHNNNPGWIHTQEEEVNLLDEATWEANFKINSIEAILAEHVWEHLTFEEGIRAAEICIKYLREGGYVRCAVPDGYFPDEKYQQIVQVGGPGPADHPAASHKIVHNYKSISNMFENVGFEVKLLEYCDEEGQFHANSWSGKDGVIFRSKQFDPRNQGKELAFPSLIIDAVKH from the coding sequence ATGCAGGAGAACAATATTAAACTTGTGATTGGCGCAGGGGAACATAACAATAATCCGGGTTGGATTCATACCCAAGAAGAGGAAGTAAATTTACTAGATGAAGCTACCTGGGAAGCTAACTTTAAGATAAATTCAATTGAAGCCATTTTAGCAGAACACGTCTGGGAACATCTTACTTTCGAAGAGGGGATAAGAGCTGCTGAGATATGTATTAAATATCTAAGAGAAGGTGGGTACGTCCGTTGTGCAGTTCCCGATGGATATTTTCCAGATGAAAAGTATCAGCAAATCGTACAAGTGGGAGGTCCAGGACCAGCCGATCATCCGGCAGCGAGTCATAAAATTGTACATAATTATAAATCAATATCCAACATGTTTGAGAACGTTGGATTTGAAGTGAAATTACTTGAATATTGTGATGAAGAAGGTCAATTTCATGCTAATTCATGGAGTGGAAAAGATGGAGTTATCTTTCGCTCTAAACAATTTGATCCTAGAAACCAAGGGAAAGAGTTAGCATTTCCATCGCTTATTATTGATGCTGTAAAGCACTGA
- a CDS encoding CPBP family intramembrane glutamic endopeptidase has protein sequence MEKLKDKRSLFMFLYGIVTVVSFYTVTELVGIDTSPAYQYSTYLKEIIIALIPLLITISFPVIRKMFINSFVLSPLALKMTWVYITGFFLFQYLIMKITYDYGILISNSWRIFYNLEIPYITHFQYPVLGFSLYAIARVLIVPIIEEFFYRVFLITFFNKWVNIWVAVVLQMIIFSMNHPFSPFSAGVFGLLLGTLYVRTKSIIPGLILHSLWNLYSALIMNFDLWFIPRW, from the coding sequence ATGGAAAAATTAAAAGATAAAAGAAGCTTATTTATGTTTTTGTATGGCATAGTGACAGTGGTTTCCTTTTACACAGTAACCGAATTAGTAGGAATTGATACTTCTCCTGCGTATCAATATAGTACCTATTTAAAGGAAATAATCATCGCACTTATCCCATTGTTGATTACAATATCGTTTCCTGTTATTCGTAAGATGTTTATAAATTCATTTGTCTTATCTCCATTAGCATTGAAGATGACCTGGGTTTACATAACTGGATTCTTTCTTTTTCAATATCTGATTATGAAAATCACATATGATTATGGCATACTAATTTCAAACAGTTGGCGTATATTTTACAATTTGGAAATCCCATACATCACGCACTTTCAATATCCAGTTCTGGGGTTTTCTTTATATGCAATAGCAAGAGTGTTGATAGTCCCTATTATTGAAGAGTTTTTTTACCGTGTATTCTTGATTACTTTCTTCAATAAATGGGTGAACATTTGGGTAGCTGTTGTCTTACAAATGATTATATTTTCTATGAACCATCCGTTTTCCCCTTTTTCCGCAGGGGTCTTTGGACTTTTGCTTGGTACCCTATATGTTAGGACTAAATCCATAATACCTGGATTAATTCTTCATTCATTATGGAACCTCTACAGCGCACTAATTATGAATTTCGATTTATGGTTTATTCCAAGATGGTAG
- the ltrA gene encoding group II intron reverse transcriptase/maturase — protein MSTLRNWDYYNMTETFTDLHEKASQGNTFSHLYETIISRENILLAFRMIKTNKGSRTPGTDGKTIDDMKELSENDLVNEVRSKLQNYHPKKVRREWIEKENGKWRPLGIPCILDRVIQQCFKQVLEPIVESQFFKHSYGFRPLRSAHHAMARIQFLINHSQLHYVVDVDIKSFFDNVNHRLLKKQLWNIGIQDRKVLACISKMITSEIDGEGVPDKGSPQGGILSPLLSNVVLNDLDQWVADQWEVFPLTKSYSSDDARRRARKQTNLKQGYLVRYADDFKILCRDGKTAQRWYHAVRLYLKERLKLDISPEKSQIVNLRKRESEFLGFTIRANKKGKKRVAHTGVVTSKSEKIKQEAKKLIRRMKASPSTENINRYNSFVLGLHQYFKRATHVSLVFSRLAYDLKPFLVNRLRPVGKLEHPFKPPPFYRKTFSLGTKTININDTYLFPIGNVKTFHAMSFSSKLSLYTKKGREQIHKSLRPDIQKEIGHLMKSSLPKRSIEYLDNRISRYSMKMGRCEITGKYLHAQDVHCHHYVPKNQGGSDQFQNLRILHKDIHRLIHMKDIEKIKVYLERLPQNRLILDKINQYRKVCGVEGIVASSLEE, from the coding sequence GTGTCAACGCTGCGAAACTGGGATTATTATAATATGACGGAGACCTTTACGGATCTTCATGAAAAAGCGAGTCAGGGAAATACGTTCTCTCATTTATATGAAACCATCATATCGAGAGAAAACATCCTGCTCGCTTTTCGCATGATTAAAACCAATAAAGGTTCTAGAACACCAGGAACCGATGGGAAAACCATCGATGACATGAAAGAGCTCTCCGAAAATGATCTGGTAAATGAAGTCCGAAGTAAACTTCAAAACTATCACCCGAAGAAAGTTCGAAGAGAATGGATTGAAAAAGAGAACGGAAAATGGAGACCCCTTGGGATTCCATGTATCTTGGATCGAGTGATCCAACAATGCTTCAAACAAGTTCTCGAACCGATTGTAGAATCTCAATTCTTCAAACATAGCTACGGTTTCAGACCTCTCCGGTCTGCTCATCATGCTATGGCAAGAATACAGTTTCTGATTAACCATAGTCAACTTCATTACGTGGTTGATGTAGATATTAAAAGCTTCTTTGATAACGTAAATCATCGTCTATTAAAGAAGCAACTCTGGAATATTGGCATCCAAGACCGAAAGGTACTGGCATGTATTTCTAAAATGATTACATCAGAAATTGATGGTGAAGGTGTGCCCGATAAGGGTTCGCCACAAGGTGGAATTTTATCTCCCCTTCTTTCGAATGTTGTCTTAAATGATCTAGACCAATGGGTTGCCGACCAGTGGGAAGTATTTCCCCTGACGAAATCCTACAGTTCAGATGATGCCAGAAGGCGAGCGAGAAAACAAACGAATTTGAAACAAGGATATCTGGTCCGGTATGCGGATGATTTTAAAATTCTATGTCGGGATGGAAAGACAGCGCAAAGGTGGTACCATGCGGTACGTCTGTACCTCAAAGAGCGTTTGAAACTGGATATCTCACCAGAGAAATCTCAAATTGTAAACTTAAGAAAACGAGAATCGGAGTTCTTAGGGTTCACCATTCGTGCGAATAAAAAGGGTAAGAAACGAGTGGCCCATACTGGGGTCGTTACTTCAAAAAGCGAGAAAATCAAACAGGAAGCGAAGAAACTCATTCGAAGAATGAAAGCTTCGCCTTCTACTGAGAATATTAATCGTTATAATAGCTTTGTTCTAGGACTTCACCAATACTTTAAGCGAGCGACTCATGTAAGTCTCGTGTTTTCACGTCTTGCTTACGATCTAAAACCATTTCTAGTGAACCGTCTTCGACCGGTTGGAAAGCTAGAACATCCTTTTAAGCCACCTCCTTTCTATAGGAAGACCTTTAGCTTAGGAACGAAAACGATCAATATCAATGATACGTATCTATTCCCCATTGGCAATGTGAAAACATTCCATGCGATGAGCTTCAGTTCAAAGCTTTCGCTTTACACAAAGAAGGGTAGGGAACAGATACACAAAAGTCTCCGCCCGGATATCCAGAAAGAAATTGGACATTTAATGAAGTCTTCTCTACCGAAACGAAGTATTGAATATCTGGATAATCGTATTAGTCGATATAGTATGAAGATGGGAAGATGCGAAATTACAGGCAAATACCTCCATGCACAAGACGTTCACTGTCACCATTACGTGCCAAAGAACCAAGGAGGGTCCGATCAATTTCAGAATCTCCGTATTCTTCATAAGGATATCCATCGACTTATCCATATGAAAGATATAGAGAAGATAAAGGTTTATCTTGAACGATTACCACAGAATCGATTGATCTTAGACAAAATCAATCAATACCGAAAGGTATGTGGGGTGGAAGGGATCGTTGCATCCAGTCTCGAAGAGTAA
- a CDS encoding GNAT family N-acetyltransferase: protein MYQYYNGLVIREGVKGVPGNFVEELFKEAGWVRETPSWQKEKFTLMFENSTWAFTVWDENRMVGMVRVISDQIMAANIMDLVVSSNYRGKGIGQKLVELCVQKLPHGDWFAHTSSNNFSFYKKCGFEVKDLSQNGTCAYYGYIQARIDGDR, encoded by the coding sequence ATGTATCAATATTATAATGGTCTTGTAATTAGAGAAGGTGTAAAAGGCGTTCCGGGTAACTTCGTTGAAGAACTATTTAAGGAAGCAGGATGGGTTAGAGAAACCCCGAGTTGGCAAAAGGAAAAATTCACTCTCATGTTTGAGAATTCAACTTGGGCATTTACGGTTTGGGATGAAAATAGAATGGTTGGGATGGTAAGGGTAATTTCTGACCAAATCATGGCTGCTAATATAATGGATTTAGTTGTTTCATCAAACTATCGAGGCAAAGGGATTGGACAGAAGCTTGTTGAACTATGTGTTCAAAAACTTCCACATGGTGATTGGTTTGCCCATACCTCTTCTAATAATTTTAGCTTTTATAAAAAATGTGGTTTTGAGGTTAAAGATTTATCTCAGAATGGAACATGCGCCTATTATGGGTACATACAAGCTCGAATAGATGGGGATCGGTGA